From a region of the Xanthomonas rydalmerensis genome:
- the ahpF gene encoding alkyl hydroperoxide reductase subunit F, with protein sequence MLDADLKTQLKAYLERVVRPIHITASVDDGAKSREMLDLLEDLVLLSDKITLDVHRDSGERAPSFALNSPGQDIHLRFAGLPMGHEFTSLVLALLQVGGHPSKATAELIEQVRNLPGEYRFETYFSLSCQNCPDVVQALNLAAVLNPNIQHVAIDGALFQDEVEARQIMSVPTVYLNGEVFDQGRMTLEQIVARLDTGAAKRDAAAIAAKAPFDVLVVGGGPAGAAAAIYAARKGIRTGVAAERFGGQVLDTMAIENFISVQETEGPKMAAALEQHVRQYDVDIMNLQRAEQLVPAGADGLVEVKLANGASLKSRTVILSTGARWRQMNVPGEDQYRNKGVAYCPHCDGPLFKGKRVAVIGGGNSGVEAAIDLAGIVSHVTLVEFDSKLRADDVLQRKLRSLGNVDILVNAQSTEVLGDGQKVTGLVYKDRVGGDVHRLSLEGIFVQIGLLPNTEWLQGTVALSPRGEIVVDDRGQTSLPGVFAAGDATTVPYKQIIIAMGEGSKAALSAFDHLIRHSAPVASGSVAEAA encoded by the coding sequence ATGTTGGATGCCGATCTGAAAACCCAGTTGAAGGCCTACCTGGAGCGGGTCGTCCGGCCCATCCACATCACCGCGTCGGTGGACGATGGCGCCAAGTCGCGCGAGATGCTCGACCTGCTCGAGGACCTGGTGCTGCTGTCGGACAAGATCACCCTGGACGTGCACCGCGACAGCGGCGAGCGCGCCCCCTCGTTCGCGCTGAACAGCCCGGGCCAGGACATCCACCTGCGCTTCGCCGGCCTGCCGATGGGCCACGAGTTCACCTCGCTGGTGCTGGCGCTGCTGCAGGTCGGCGGCCACCCGTCCAAGGCCACCGCCGAGCTGATCGAGCAGGTGCGCAACCTGCCCGGCGAGTACCGCTTCGAAACCTATTTCTCGCTGTCCTGCCAGAACTGCCCGGACGTGGTGCAGGCGCTGAACCTGGCCGCGGTGCTGAACCCGAACATCCAGCACGTGGCGATCGACGGCGCGCTGTTCCAGGACGAGGTCGAGGCGCGGCAGATCATGTCGGTGCCCACCGTGTACCTCAACGGCGAAGTGTTCGACCAGGGCCGCATGACCCTGGAGCAGATCGTGGCCCGGCTCGACACCGGTGCGGCCAAGCGCGATGCGGCGGCGATCGCGGCCAAGGCGCCGTTCGACGTGCTGGTGGTCGGCGGCGGCCCGGCCGGCGCGGCGGCGGCGATCTACGCCGCGCGCAAGGGCATCCGCACCGGCGTGGCGGCCGAGCGCTTCGGCGGCCAGGTGCTGGACACCATGGCGATCGAGAACTTCATCTCCGTGCAGGAAACCGAAGGCCCGAAGATGGCCGCGGCACTGGAGCAGCACGTGCGCCAGTACGACGTGGACATCATGAACCTGCAGCGCGCCGAACAGCTGGTGCCGGCCGGTGCCGACGGCCTGGTTGAGGTCAAGCTGGCCAACGGCGCCTCGCTGAAGAGCCGCACGGTGATCCTGTCCACCGGCGCACGCTGGCGGCAGATGAACGTGCCCGGTGAAGACCAGTACCGCAACAAGGGCGTGGCCTACTGCCCGCACTGCGACGGCCCGCTGTTCAAGGGCAAGCGCGTGGCGGTGATCGGCGGCGGCAACTCCGGCGTGGAAGCGGCGATCGACCTGGCCGGCATCGTCAGCCACGTCACCCTGGTGGAGTTCGACAGCAAGTTGCGCGCCGACGACGTCCTGCAGCGCAAGCTGCGCAGCCTGGGCAACGTCGACATCCTGGTCAACGCGCAGAGCACCGAGGTGCTGGGCGACGGGCAGAAGGTCACCGGCTTGGTGTACAAGGACCGCGTCGGCGGCGACGTGCATCGCCTGAGCCTGGAAGGCATCTTCGTGCAGATCGGGCTGTTGCCGAACACCGAATGGCTGCAGGGCACGGTGGCGCTGTCGCCGCGCGGCGAGATCGTGGTCGACGACCGCGGCCAGACCTCGCTGCCGGGCGTATTCGCCGCCGGCGACGCGACCACGGTGCCGTACAAGCAGATCATCATCGCCATGGGCGAAGGCTCCAAGGCGGCGCTGAGCGCGTTCGACCACCTGATTCGCCACAGCGCACCGGTCGCCAGCGGCAGCGTCGCCGAAGCGGCCTGA
- the tal gene encoding transaldolase, producing the protein MTSSAPSKLAQLRELSVVVADTGDYDAIKRLKPVDCTTNPTLVKKALDLPVYADLIDEALAWARGQDGDHAALVDEIADRLTIGVGAKLSALVPGRVSTEVDADLAHDTAATIAKAHKFIAMYAEHGIAKDRILIKVAATWEGIEAARQLQKDGIDCNLTLIFNRTQALACAEAGVFLISPFVGRILDWYVAKGQTPATIDEDPGVKFVRGVYDEFKRRGSATVVMGASFRSTAQIEALAGCDRLTISPDLLEKLDADHGPLPRKLSPGQADGAKVEPIDAKRFADDLAADPMATEKLAGGIDTFAKDLQTLRDTIRHKLVG; encoded by the coding sequence ATGACCTCTTCCGCCCCCTCCAAGCTCGCCCAGTTGCGCGAGTTGTCCGTGGTCGTGGCCGATACCGGCGATTACGACGCGATCAAGCGGCTCAAGCCGGTGGACTGCACCACCAACCCGACCCTGGTGAAGAAGGCGCTGGACCTGCCGGTCTACGCCGACCTGATCGACGAGGCGCTGGCCTGGGCGCGCGGCCAGGATGGCGACCACGCCGCCCTGGTCGACGAGATCGCCGACCGCCTGACCATCGGCGTCGGCGCCAAGCTCAGCGCGCTGGTGCCCGGCCGCGTCTCCACTGAGGTAGACGCCGACCTGGCCCACGACACCGCCGCCACCATCGCCAAGGCGCACAAGTTCATCGCCATGTACGCCGAACATGGCATTGCCAAGGACCGCATCCTGATCAAGGTCGCCGCGACCTGGGAAGGCATCGAGGCCGCGCGGCAGCTGCAGAAGGACGGCATCGACTGCAACCTGACCCTGATCTTCAACCGCACCCAGGCGCTGGCCTGCGCCGAGGCCGGGGTGTTCCTGATCTCGCCGTTCGTCGGCCGCATCCTCGACTGGTACGTGGCCAAGGGCCAGACCCCGGCGACCATCGACGAGGACCCGGGCGTGAAGTTCGTGCGCGGGGTCTACGACGAGTTCAAGCGCCGCGGCTCGGCGACCGTGGTGATGGGCGCCTCGTTCCGCTCCACCGCGCAGATCGAGGCACTGGCCGGCTGCGACCGCCTGACCATCTCGCCGGACCTGCTGGAGAAGCTCGACGCCGACCATGGCCCGCTGCCGCGCAAGCTCTCGCCCGGCCAGGCCGACGGCGCCAAGGTGGAGCCGATCGACGCCAAGCGCTTCGCCGACGACCTGGCCGCCGATCCGATGGCCACCGAGAAGCTGGCCGGCGGCATCGACACCTTCGCCAAGGACCTGCAGACCCTGCGCGACACGATCCGGCACAAGCTGGTCGGCTGA
- the rnk gene encoding nucleoside diphosphate kinase regulator — translation MTSQHHSGLPPSLIVSSRDLARLEALLDSPALHQHPAALALGAELDRATVVAPDQLPPGIVAMHSRVECEDELHGERHHLTLVYPHEADAAHARISVLAPVGSALLGLAVGQSIDWQAPGGRPLRLRVTAVQRADDDNARAAR, via the coding sequence ATGACCTCGCAACACCACAGCGGCCTGCCGCCCTCGTTGATCGTCTCCAGCCGCGACCTCGCGCGCCTGGAAGCCCTGCTCGACTCCCCTGCCTTGCATCAGCACCCGGCCGCGCTCGCGCTGGGCGCAGAACTCGACCGCGCCACCGTCGTGGCGCCGGACCAACTTCCTCCCGGCATCGTCGCCATGCATTCCCGCGTGGAATGCGAAGACGAACTGCACGGCGAACGCCATCATCTGACCCTGGTCTATCCGCACGAAGCCGATGCCGCGCATGCACGCATCTCGGTGCTGGCCCCGGTCGGCAGCGCCCTGCTCGGCCTGGCCGTAGGCCAGTCCATCGACTGGCAGGCGCCCGGCGGACGCCCGCTGCGCCTGCGCGTGACCGCGGTGCAGCGCGCCGACGACGACAACGCGCGCGCAGCGCGTTAA
- the prmC gene encoding peptide chain release factor N(5)-glutamine methyltransferase, translating to MNAPTPESLLRAACTQVERGDAEALLLHALQRDRAWLFAHAREPLADEAAGRFQALLARRVQGEPVAYLTGRRGFWTLDLAVGPATLIPRADTERLVELALERVDTVPGRRVADLGTGSGAIALALASERPQAQVLATDLSAAALAVAQANAHAHGLDNVTFAHGAWLEPLAGQRFDLIASNPPYIAADDPHLQQGDLRYEPASALASGPDGLDDLRRIVADAPAHLLPGGWLLLEHGWDQGPAVRALFEAAGFAEVATYQDLEARDRVTLGQRLAA from the coding sequence ATGAATGCGCCTACCCCCGAGTCCCTGCTGCGCGCGGCCTGCACCCAGGTCGAGCGCGGCGATGCCGAAGCCCTGCTGCTGCACGCCCTGCAGCGCGACCGTGCATGGCTGTTCGCGCACGCCCGCGAGCCGCTGGCGGACGAGGCGGCGGGCCGGTTCCAGGCGCTGCTGGCCCGGCGTGTACAGGGCGAGCCGGTGGCCTACCTGACCGGGCGGCGCGGGTTCTGGACCCTGGACCTGGCGGTCGGACCGGCCACGCTCATCCCACGCGCGGACACCGAGCGGCTGGTGGAACTGGCGCTGGAGCGGGTGGATACGGTGCCTGGCCGCCGCGTGGCCGACCTCGGCACCGGCAGCGGCGCGATCGCCCTGGCCCTGGCCAGCGAGCGGCCGCAGGCGCAGGTGCTGGCCACCGACCTCAGTGCGGCTGCCCTGGCGGTGGCGCAGGCCAATGCGCACGCGCACGGCCTGGACAATGTCACCTTCGCCCACGGCGCCTGGCTGGAACCGCTGGCCGGCCAGCGCTTCGATCTGATCGCCAGCAACCCGCCATACATCGCTGCCGACGACCCGCACCTGCAGCAGGGCGACCTGCGCTACGAACCGGCCAGCGCGCTGGCCTCCGGCCCCGATGGCCTGGACGACCTGCGCCGGATCGTCGCCGATGCGCCGGCGCATCTGCTGCCCGGCGGCTGGCTGTTGCTGGAACACGGCTGGGACCAGGGCCCGGCGGTCCGCGCGCTGTTCGAGGCGGCCGGCTTCGCCGAAGTGGCGACCTACCAGGACCTGGAAGCGCGGGATCGGGTCACGCTGGGGCAGCGCCTGGCGGCGTAA
- a CDS encoding type 1 glutamine amidotransferase family protein — MATIAVVMVDGVADWEIGIILPAARAWFGDEIQIASIDGKPVGSIGGLDLHPTYALSDLAPLDADLWLLPGSDRWQAGEIPGLSGLLQQRLEAGRGVAAICGATLALAYAGLLDTRPHTSNSEVFLREHAGVYAGSAHYQDRRVVSAGGLITAPGTSPVSFAEECLRLLHPEREAQIAQMRQMFAAEFV, encoded by the coding sequence ATGGCAACGATCGCGGTAGTGATGGTGGACGGCGTGGCGGACTGGGAAATCGGCATCATCCTGCCGGCGGCACGGGCCTGGTTCGGCGACGAGATCCAGATCGCCAGCATCGACGGCAAGCCGGTCGGCTCGATCGGCGGACTGGACCTCCACCCCACCTACGCGCTGTCGGACCTGGCGCCGCTGGACGCCGACCTGTGGCTGCTGCCCGGCAGCGACCGCTGGCAGGCCGGCGAGATCCCGGGCCTGAGCGGGTTGTTGCAACAACGCCTGGAGGCTGGCCGCGGCGTGGCGGCGATCTGTGGCGCGACCCTGGCGCTGGCCTACGCCGGCCTGCTCGATACCCGCCCACACACGAGCAATTCCGAGGTCTTCCTGCGCGAGCACGCCGGCGTCTATGCCGGCAGCGCGCACTACCAGGACCGCCGCGTAGTCAGCGCCGGCGGCCTGATCACCGCCCCCGGCACCAGCCCGGTCAGTTTCGCCGAGGAATGCCTGCGCCTGCTGCATCCCGAACGCGAGGCGCAGATCGCGCAGATGCGGCAGATGTTCGCCGCCGAGTTCGTGTAG
- the msrA gene encoding peptide-methionine (S)-S-oxide reductase MsrA gives MLGIGAFKQRLPRPGESLPGRAQPLPLHNRHFVNGHPLRDAFAGLEQVQFGLGCFWGAERKFWSLPGVFSTAVGYAGGETPNATYREVCSGQTGHTEAVLVAFDPQAVRFEQLLQTFWESHDPTQGMRQGNDTGTQYRSAIYCTTQAQYDAALASRDAYQQRLDAAGYGAITTEIRFPAPPFYYAEDEHQQYLAKNPGGYCGLGGTGVSCPIGLEA, from the coding sequence ATGTTGGGAATCGGTGCCTTCAAGCAGCGTCTGCCGCGTCCGGGCGAGAGCCTGCCGGGACGCGCGCAGCCGCTGCCGCTGCACAACCGTCACTTCGTCAATGGCCATCCGTTGCGCGACGCCTTCGCCGGGCTGGAGCAGGTGCAGTTCGGTCTGGGCTGTTTCTGGGGCGCCGAACGCAAGTTCTGGTCGCTGCCGGGCGTGTTCAGCACCGCGGTCGGCTACGCCGGCGGCGAGACGCCCAATGCCACCTATCGCGAAGTGTGCTCCGGCCAGACCGGCCACACCGAGGCGGTGCTGGTGGCGTTCGATCCGCAGGCCGTGCGCTTCGAGCAGTTGCTGCAGACCTTCTGGGAGAGCCACGACCCGACCCAGGGCATGCGCCAGGGCAACGACACCGGCACCCAGTACCGCTCGGCGATCTACTGCACCACCCAGGCCCAGTACGACGCCGCGCTGGCCAGCCGCGACGCCTACCAGCAGCGCCTGGACGCCGCCGGCTACGGCGCCATCACCACCGAGATCCGCTTCCCGGCGCCGCCGTTCTACTACGCCGAGGACGAGCACCAGCAATATCTGGCCAAGAACCCGGGCGGCTACTGCGGCCTCGGCGGTACCGGGGTGAGCTGTCCGATCGGGCTGGAAGCCTGA
- a CDS encoding LysR substrate-binding domain-containing protein produces MNLRDLKYLVALADHKHFGRAAAACFVSQPTLSTQIKKLEDELGVPLVERAPRKVMLTPAGREAASRARGIVAEIEQMKEAARRSQDPEAGTVRLGIFPTLGPYLLPHVIPRIRERFPQLELLLIEEKSDVLLARLREGRLDAALLALPLHDEQLHAEFLFEEPFVLAVPEQHPLARRPTPLTMDELHAQRLLLLEDGHCLRDQALDVCHLSGALEKAEFQATSLETLRQMVAANVGVTLLPLLAVQPPVANPPNLRLLPFAPDGGPSRRIAMLWRRSSAMGAFLQQLAHLFGALPEDLFTLPAQAPLPSQTPRQVA; encoded by the coding sequence ATGAACCTGCGTGATCTGAAATACCTGGTGGCGCTGGCCGATCACAAGCATTTCGGGCGCGCCGCCGCGGCGTGCTTCGTCAGCCAGCCGACGCTGTCCACGCAGATCAAGAAACTCGAGGACGAACTGGGCGTGCCGCTGGTCGAACGCGCCCCGCGCAAGGTCATGCTGACCCCGGCCGGACGCGAAGCCGCCAGCCGCGCGCGCGGCATCGTCGCCGAGATCGAGCAGATGAAGGAGGCGGCGCGGCGCAGCCAGGATCCGGAAGCCGGCACCGTGCGCCTGGGCATCTTTCCCACGCTTGGCCCGTACCTGCTGCCGCACGTGATCCCGCGCATCCGCGAGCGCTTCCCGCAGCTGGAACTGCTGCTGATCGAAGAGAAGAGCGACGTGCTGCTGGCCCGCCTGCGCGAAGGCCGGCTGGACGCGGCGCTGCTGGCGCTGCCGCTGCACGACGAGCAATTGCACGCCGAATTCCTGTTCGAGGAACCGTTCGTGCTGGCGGTGCCCGAGCAGCATCCGCTGGCGCGGCGGCCGACCCCGCTGACCATGGACGAACTGCACGCGCAACGCCTGCTGCTGCTCGAGGACGGGCACTGCCTGCGCGACCAGGCGCTGGACGTGTGCCATCTGTCCGGCGCGCTGGAGAAGGCCGAGTTCCAGGCCACCAGCCTGGAGACGCTGCGGCAGATGGTCGCCGCCAACGTCGGCGTGACCCTGTTGCCGTTGCTGGCGGTGCAACCGCCGGTGGCCAATCCGCCGAATCTGCGCCTGCTGCCGTTCGCGCCCGACGGCGGCCCAAGCCGGCGCATCGCCATGCTGTGGCGGCGCAGTTCGGCGATGGGCGCGTTCCTGCAGCAACTGGCGCACCTGTTCGGCGCGCTGCCCGAAGACCTGTTTACCCTGCCGGCGCAGGCCCCGCTGCCGAGCCAGACGCCGCGCCAGGTGGCCTGA
- the ahpC gene encoding alkyl hydroperoxide reductase subunit C: MSSLINTQVQPFKANAYRNGEFIEVTDADLKGKWSVLIFMPAAFTFNCPTEVEDAAEHYAEFQKIGAEVYIVTTDTHFSHKVWHETSPAVGKAQFPLVGDPTHQLTRAFGVHIEEEGLALRGTFVINPEGVIKTLEIHDNAIARDVTETLRKLKAAQFVAAHPGEVCPAKWKEGEKTLKPSLDLVGKI; this comes from the coding sequence ATGTCGTCTTTGATCAACACCCAGGTCCAGCCGTTCAAGGCCAACGCCTACCGCAACGGCGAATTCATCGAAGTCACCGACGCGGACCTGAAGGGCAAGTGGTCGGTGCTGATCTTCATGCCGGCCGCCTTCACCTTCAACTGCCCGACCGAAGTGGAAGACGCCGCCGAGCATTACGCCGAGTTCCAGAAGATCGGCGCCGAGGTCTACATCGTCACCACCGACACCCACTTCTCGCACAAGGTGTGGCACGAAACCTCCCCGGCGGTGGGCAAGGCCCAGTTCCCGCTGGTCGGCGACCCGACCCACCAGCTGACCCGCGCCTTCGGCGTGCACATCGAGGAAGAAGGCCTGGCCCTGCGCGGCACCTTCGTGATCAACCCGGAAGGCGTGATCAAGACCCTCGAGATCCACGACAACGCGATCGCCCGCGACGTCACCGAGACCCTGCGCAAGCTCAAGGCCGCGCAGTTCGTCGCCGCGCACCCGGGCGAGGTGTGCCCGGCCAAGTGGAAGGAAGGCGAGAAGACCCTGAAGCCGTCGCTGGATCTGGTCGGCAAGATCTAA